The Tachyglossus aculeatus isolate mTacAcu1 chromosome 7, mTacAcu1.pri, whole genome shotgun sequence genome includes a region encoding these proteins:
- the LOC119930616 gene encoding uncharacterized protein LOC119930616 — MRAQVRSSRVRNRPEPESGGKRSAHARTGRERPQSPGTGVTRSWSQEANGGRMRAQVRSSRVRDRPEPESGGKRSVRNPPELESPGAGVRRQAEGACAHRSGAPESGIARSRSQEGSGARMRAQAGSVRNHPELESPGAGVRRQAEGACAHRSGAPESGIARSRRQEGSRARMRAQAGSVRNHPELEFPGAGVRREAECACAHRPGACASGITRNWSRPEPESGGKRNACVDIGLEHPSAMAWALKLPLADEVIESGLVQDFDASLSGIGQELGARVYSMRL; from the exons ATGCGCGCACAGGTCCGGAGCTCCCGAGTCCGGAATCGCCCGGAGCCGGAGTCAGGCGGGAAGcgaagcgcgcatgcgcgcacagGCCGGGAGCGTCCGCAATCACCCGGAACTGGAGTCACCCGGAGCTGGAGTCAGGAGGCAAACGGAGGGCGCATGCGCGCACAGGTCCGGAGCTCCCGAGTCCGGGATCGCCCGGAGCCGGAGTCAGGAGGGAAGCGGAGCGTCCGCAATCCCCCGGAACTGGAGTCACCCGGAGCTGGAGTCAGGAGGCAAGCGGAGGGAGCATGCGCGCACAGGTCCGGAGCTCCCGAGTCCGGGATCGCCCGGAGCCGGAGTCAGGAGGGAagcggagcgcgcatgcgcgcacagGCCGGGAGCGTCCGCAATCACCCGGAACTGGAGTCGCCCGGAGCTGGAGTCAGGAGGCAAGCGGAGGGCGCATGCGCGCACAGGTCCGGAGCTCCCGAGTCCGGAATCGCCCGGAGCCGGCGTCAGGAGGGAAgcagagcgcgcatgcgcgcacagGCCGGGAGCGTCCGCAATCACCCGGAACTGGAGTTTCCCGGAGCCGGAGTCAGGAGGGAAGCCGAGTGCGCATGCGCGCACAGGCCGGGCGCGTGTGCATCCGGAATCACCCGGAACTGGAGTCGTCCGGAGCCGGAGTCAGGCGGGAAGCGGAACGCGTGTGTGGACATAGGCCTAGAGCACccga gcgCCATGGCCTGGGCCCTCAAGCTGCCCCTGGCCGACGAGGTCATCGAGTCCGGGCTGGTGCAGGATTTCGATGCCAGCCTCTCCGGGATCGGGCAGGAGCTGGGTGCGAGGGTTTACAGCATGAG actgtga